One stretch of Nymphaea colorata isolate Beijing-Zhang1983 unplaced genomic scaffold, ASM883128v2 scaffold0082, whole genome shotgun sequence DNA includes these proteins:
- the LOC126409312 gene encoding uncharacterized protein LOC126409312 codes for MLATRGRGGSLFARGRGYRGRGNTPSRPVCQFCHRIGHTVDMCWQKHGHPAVANQTVFTDSPEQPKTQHPVSSSELRADDIISQLRHLIGDRPQQAPDPTTSTITTAASASSSGYTDGQGDWQWP; via the exons atgcttgctactcgtggcagaggtgggtccctctttgccagaggacgaggataccgtggccgtggcaataccccttcgcgcccagtatgtcagttttgtcatcgcattggtcacactgtggatatgtgttggcagaaacatggtcatccagctgttgccaatcagactgtttttactgattctccagagcagcctaagactcaacatcctgtttcctccagtgagttacgtgcagatgatattatctctcagttgagacacttgattggagatagacctcaacaagctcctgatccgaccacctctactatcactactgctgccagtgcatcttcatctg gatatactgacgggcagggtgattggcagtggccgtga